A region from the Lolium perenne isolate Kyuss_39 chromosome 4, Kyuss_2.0, whole genome shotgun sequence genome encodes:
- the LOC127292358 gene encoding SEC12-like protein 1 has translation MASGDGGNEPPAWGVVGKVTCAAWIRRSGGGANRLLVVYGRAGTASSPPILDLFTFDARACTLASEPLLRVTMGEDDDDAPRAIAVHPGGAEFVCATAKGCRQFKLVSEDFSINLIAMDSPPLQSVGPQRCLAFSTDGAKFATGGEDGHLRIFHWPSLRLLLDEPKAHKSFRDMDISLDSVFLASTSTDGSARIWKIDEGVPLVNLTRSADENIECCCFSRNGKKPFLFCTLVRGNDILTMVLDITNWKRIGYKRLLRKPVSTLSVSLDGKYLALGSRDGDCCVVDVQSMQVSHLIKKVHLGSPISSIKFCPTERIVISTSHQWGAEVTKLDVPADWRVWQIWLLLLGFFAAWAVVFYTFFKHTTLL, from the exons ATGGCGAGCGGTGACGGCGGCAACGAGCCTCCGGCGTGGGGGGTCGTCGGCAAGGTGACCTGCGCGGCGTGGATACGGCGGAGCGGCGGCGGTGCCAACCGCCTCCTGGTGGTGTACGGGCGCGCCGGCACGGCCTCGTCCCCGCCCATCCTGGACCTCTTCACGTTCGACGCCAGGGCGTGCACGCTCGCCTCTGAACCCCTG CTGCGTGTCACGATGggcgaggatgacgacgacgcgCCGCGCGCCATAGCCGTGCACCCCGGCGGCGCCGAGTTCGTCTGCGCCACCGCCAAAGGCTGCAG GCAGTTCAAGTTGGTCTCTGAAGACTTCAGTATCAACCTTATTGCGATGGATTCTCCACCTCTCCAATCAGTTGGGCCTCAAAGATGTTTGGCATTCAGTACTGACGGTGCTAAGTTTGCTACTGGTGGTGAG GATGGACATCTCAGAATATTTCATTGGCCAAGTCTCAGGTTGCTTTTGGATGAACCTAAAGCCCATAAATCCTTCCGAGACATGGACATCAG CTTGGATTCAGTGTTCTTAGCCTCGACATCCactgatggttctgcaagaatatGGAAGATAGATGAGGGAGTCCCACTAGTAAATTTAACTAGATCAGCG GATGAGAACATTGAGTGTTGCTGCTTTTCCAGGAATGGAAAGAAACCTTTCCTGTTTTGCACACTTGTAAGAG GTAATGACATTTTGACTATGGTTTTGGACATAACTAACTGGAAGAGAATTGGATACAAAAGACTTCTGCGGAAACCTGTTTCCACACTTTCAGTTAGCTTGGATGGAAAGTATCTAGCACT GGGAAGCCGCGACGGTGACTGTTGTGTTGTGGATGTGCAGTCGATGCAAGTTTCTCACCTCATCAAGAAGGTTCATCTTGGGTCCCCAATTTCCTCTATTAAGTTCTGCCCTACCGAAAG GATCGTGATCTCCACCTCGCACCAATGGGGAGCTGAGGTAACGAAGCTGGACGTCCCTGCCGACTGGAGAG TGTGGCAGATCTGGCTGCTACTCCTGGGCTTCTTCGCGGCGTGGGCGGTCGTGTTCTACACCTTCTTCAAGCACACAACCCTTTTGTAA